A section of the Mesorhizobium loti genome encodes:
- a CDS encoding co-chaperone GroES, with protein MTFRPLHDRILVRRIEADEKTAGGIIIPDTAKEKPQEGEVIAVGPGARDDSGKLTPLGVAIGDRILFGKWSGTEIKLNGEDLLIMKESDVMGVIEQSAQVRKAA; from the coding sequence ATGACGTTCCGTCCATTGCATGACCGTATCCTGGTCCGCCGCATCGAAGCCGATGAGAAGACGGCCGGCGGCATCATCATCCCCGACACCGCCAAGGAGAAGCCGCAGGAGGGCGAGGTGATTGCCGTCGGCCCAGGCGCCCGCGACGACAGCGGCAAGCTCACGCCTCTCGGCGTCGCCATCGGCGACCGCATCCTGTTCGGCAAATGGTCCGGCACGGAGATCAAGCTCAATGGCGAGGATCTGCTCATCATGAAGGAAAGCGACGTGATGGGCGTGATCGAGCAAAGCGCCCAAGTGAGGAAGGCCGCGTGA
- the groL gene encoding chaperonin GroEL (60 kDa chaperone family; promotes refolding of misfolded polypeptides especially under stressful conditions; forms two stacked rings of heptamers to form a barrel-shaped 14mer; ends can be capped by GroES; misfolded proteins enter the barrel where they are refolded when GroES binds) has product MAAKEVKFHADARERMLRGVNILADAVKVTLGPKGRNVVIDKSFGAPRITKDGVTVAKEIELEDKFENMGAQMVREVASKTNDIAGDGTTTATVLAQAIVKEGAKAVASGMNPMDLKRGIDKAVDAVVGELKANARKVTKNDEIAQVGTISANGDAEIGRFLAEAMEKVGNEGVITVEEAKTAETELEVVEGMQFDRGYLSPYFITNQDKMRVELEDPYVLIHEKKLSNLQALLPVLEAVVQSSKPLLIIAEDVEGEALATLVVNKLRGGLKVAAVKAPGFGDRRKAMLEDIAILTGGTAISEDLGIKLENVTLNMLGRAKKVVIEKENTTIVDGAGSKSEIQGRVSQIKAQIEETTSDYDKEKLQERLAKLAGGVAVIRVGGSTEVEVKERKDRVDDAMHATRAAVEEGVLPGGGVALLRAARALDSVQPENEDQKHGIEIVRRAIEAPVRQIAENAGAEGSIIVGKLRERPEFGWGWNAQTNAFGDLYNEGVIDPVKVVRTALQDAASVAGLLVTTEAMVAEKPRKEPAVPAMPAGGMDF; this is encoded by the coding sequence ATGGCTGCCAAGGAAGTGAAATTCCATGCCGACGCCCGCGAGCGCATGCTGCGCGGCGTCAACATCCTCGCCGACGCGGTGAAGGTGACGCTCGGCCCCAAGGGCCGCAACGTCGTCATCGACAAGTCGTTCGGCGCCCCGCGCATCACCAAGGACGGCGTCACCGTCGCCAAGGAAATCGAGCTTGAGGACAAGTTCGAGAACATGGGCGCGCAGATGGTCCGTGAGGTCGCTTCGAAGACCAACGACATCGCCGGCGACGGCACCACGACCGCAACGGTGCTGGCCCAGGCCATCGTCAAGGAAGGTGCGAAGGCCGTCGCCTCGGGGATGAACCCGATGGACCTGAAGCGCGGTATCGACAAGGCGGTCGACGCCGTCGTCGGCGAGCTCAAGGCCAATGCCCGTAAGGTGACGAAGAACGACGAGATCGCCCAGGTCGGCACCATATCGGCCAATGGCGACGCCGAGATCGGCCGCTTCCTCGCCGAAGCGATGGAGAAGGTCGGCAATGAGGGCGTCATCACGGTTGAGGAAGCCAAGACCGCCGAGACCGAACTCGAAGTTGTCGAAGGCATGCAGTTCGATCGCGGCTATCTCTCGCCTTACTTCATCACCAATCAGGACAAGATGCGCGTCGAGCTTGAAGATCCCTATGTGCTGATCCACGAAAAGAAGCTGTCAAATCTGCAGGCGCTGCTTCCGGTGCTGGAGGCCGTCGTTCAGTCGTCCAAGCCGCTGCTGATCATCGCCGAGGATGTCGAGGGCGAGGCTCTGGCCACGCTCGTCGTCAACAAGCTGCGCGGTGGCCTTAAGGTCGCCGCCGTCAAGGCGCCGGGTTTCGGCGACCGCCGCAAGGCCATGCTGGAGGATATTGCCATCCTCACCGGCGGCACCGCGATCTCGGAAGATCTCGGCATCAAGCTTGAGAATGTCACGCTCAACATGCTGGGCCGTGCCAAGAAGGTGGTGATCGAGAAGGAGAACACCACCATCGTCGACGGCGCCGGTTCGAAAAGCGAGATCCAGGGCCGCGTCAGCCAGATCAAGGCACAAATCGAGGAGACTACCTCCGACTACGACAAGGAAAAGCTGCAGGAGCGGCTGGCCAAGCTCGCCGGCGGTGTCGCCGTCATTCGTGTCGGGGGCTCGACCGAGGTCGAGGTCAAGGAGCGCAAGGACCGCGTCGACGATGCCATGCATGCGACGCGCGCCGCGGTCGAGGAAGGCGTATTGCCAGGCGGTGGCGTGGCGCTTCTGCGGGCGGCCAGGGCACTGGACAGCGTGCAGCCCGAGAATGAGGACCAGAAGCACGGTATCGAGATCGTGCGCCGCGCGATCGAGGCGCCCGTGCGCCAGATCGCCGAGAACGCCGGCGCGGAAGGCTCGATCATCGTCGGCAAGCTGCGCGAGAGGCCGGAATTCGGCTGGGGCTGGAACGCACAGACCAACGCGTTCGGCGACCTCTACAACGAGGGGGTCATCGATCCGGTGAAGGTAGTGCGGACCGCGCTCCAGGACGCGGCATCGGTTGCCGGCCTGCTGGTGACAACGGAAGCGATGGTTGCCGAGAAACCAAGGAAGGAACCCGCCGTTCCGGCAATGCCGGCTGGTGGCATGGATTTCTGA